Within the Aspergillus luchuensis IFO 4308 DNA, chromosome 5, nearly complete sequence genome, the region GGTAGGTGGGTGGGTAGGAAAGGGAGGGCGGAACACGACAGGATAGGGTAGGTTGAGGTAGTCGAGGTTGATGAGATAGGAGGTGAGGCAAGGCAGGGCAGGGCAGGTTGAGatgggtaggtaggtaggtaggtaggtaggtaggtggtgaaggagggacaggacaggacaggGCAGGATAGGGCAGGTTGGGGCAGACAAGTGAGGTAGGTTGAGACAGGGGCAGACAGGAAAGGTGAGGCGAGGTAGATGAGGTGAAGTAGGCAGGTTAGTAGATAGGTAGggcaaggcaaggcaggTAGGCAAGGTGGGGTGAGGTAGGTGAGGCAGAGCAGGACAAGACAGGCAGATGAGGTAAGGTGAGGGAGGCGAGAGAGGACAGGCAGGGCAGGACAGGGTAGGGCAAGGTGAGGTAGGGCAGGTGGTGGCAGGTGAAGTAGACTAGGTAGAGGAGGTAGATGAGGTAGGTGAGGGAGGACAGGGCAGGGTAGGGCAGGATGTGGTAGGGCAGGTGGTGGCAGGTGAGGTAGACGAGGTAGATGAGGTAGGTTGAGGCAGGTGTGGTAGGATGTGGTCACAAGCCCCCAGGGCTTGACATGGCTTGGGTCGACTGGGGGCAGGGCGACTTACCTGACAGCTCAGTTGCTGTAGACAATGAGCCAGCAGTTGCAGACGAAGATAGAGACGGATGAAggtgagaaagaagatggaagaggtaGAAAGATAGAAGTAGGTATGGAAACGGTAGAATCAGACATGAGGAGTAGGAAAGAGAGCAGAATAGTATGAAAGGTAGGTGAAGGTAGGTGAATGTATGGTAGACTGGGGAGTTGTAGGAGGAGAAGTCTGGGGAAGAAAGTCCGGGGGCTCAAGGGGCAATTTATAGTCGTTGGGTGGTCACGCTTATTGACTTCATGTTTATCCTTAGACTTGTTATATTGACTTCATATTGATCCTTAGACTTGATACATGACTTCAAAGTCGAGTCACAAAGGGGTCACGGTGTTATAAATAGATCCACTACGTGGTGAGGTGTAGCCGATGTCATCAATAAGGGAGGCATCTAGCAATGGGAGTCTAGACATATGTCAGTATGCGGCAAAAATTTAGAACGAACAGAACAGGTTCCTCAAAGTCTCATGTATTGTGCTTCAATCAAATTAGATACATCAGATACACAGCGTCACTTCCTCAACCAGTTCCTTCCATAAGGCGGGAGCTTCTCTCTTGCTCCAAACATCCAGACTGAAATACCAAGGACTGCTAGAGTGGCCGCAGCACTCAAAATTTTGCTGCGAGAAGTTGTGTCGTTCCCTTCTCGGTCAAAAGGTGGCTTAACAGGCGGTGATAGCTTCCTCATATTTGTTTCGGAATACGGGGGGTATCTCGCACCCATaaccccctccaaccacgTTGGAATAGCATTCGTATATGTGCGAAGATGCGAGAAAGCAAGTATTCCGTACTTTCCATGGTAGCAACCAGCACCAGAGTTCCCCACACCACCAAAGGGTGCATCAAGAGCAGCGGCATGGAGGAAACAGTCATTGAATGTCACACCACCAGAAGCAGTCTCATCCTGGATGCGTTTCTTTTCAGACTCGACGGTAGTGAAGGCGTAAAGAGCTAACGGGTGCTCAATACTGCGAGTGAAAGAAATAGCGGTATCAAGATCCGCGTCAATGATGGGCAGGATGGGGCCGAAGAGCTCTTCAGACAAAAGAGAATCCTCGGGACTAACATCCACAACAATGGTAGGTCCGAAGTAACGATTTTGACGGTCGCGAATGCCGCCGTGAATGACCTTACCGGTTGTTCTATCGAGAAGAGACTCAAGACGATCGAAATTTCGCTCGTTGACGATGCGACTGTAGTAGTCTGGCTTGTTATCTGGACCACCAGTGAACTCGTCAAAGTAGTGGATCAGTTTCGTCACGAAAGCTTCACGTATGCTAGGGTCAATGAGGACGTGATTCACATTAATGCAGATCTGGAGTCCACATTAGAGCCAATGAAGTGAGTCAttctaatttataagaaaagtCATACCTGTCCAGCATTCGAAAACTTAGCCCAAGCAATATGTTTTGCTGCGAGATCGATATTCGCAGACGGGGCAACAATTGCAGGCCCTTGACCCCCCAGTTCCAAAGTGACGGGAGTCAAATgtttggcagcagcagcatagaTGATTTTGGCAACATTTGCAGAGCCGGTGTAGAAGATGTGATCGAAGCGACTTTCAAGAATATGCTTCATTTCCGACGGCCCTGCACTGACGCAAGTAATAGCGTCGCGATCCATGTACATGGGGATGATCTCCATCAGGAGATTCTGAGAGGCTTGTGCAACGTCGGATGGCTTCAGGACCACCGCACAGCCAGCGGCAATAGCAGCGATCAAGGGTTGTAAGGTCAGCATGAAAGGAAAGTTCCAGGCGCCAATAATCAATGACACGCCCAATGGCTCTTGACGGACTACAGTTCCGCCCAAAAAGTTGATTGGATCCCATCTTGTGGGCTTCTCATCCTTTGTCCACTCGTCAAGCTTCTCAAGGGTACGTAGAATGTCATTTTGAAGGCCCGTAATTTCCCCCAGCAAAGCCTCCAGAGGATGCTTATTCAAGTCGGCACGAAGGGCGTCAAGGATACGGTTCTTGTTGTCCTCGACCATCCACCAGGCTCTCTTAAGCTGATGGCGTCTCCAATCTTTGCTCTTGGTGCGACCCGAGGCGAAAGCGGCTCGGACGCTGGCATATGCCTATCCCTTGTTAGCCAGGATGGATGTTGACACGGTCGCAAACGGGTGAATTAGCTTGCCTGGTCAAACTCCACCTCGGTGGTAAAGGCCATGGTACTGTTATTGTGATGCTTGTTTTGATACTAAATAGAGAATACAGGAAGCTGCGGTTTGAGTTGTGGCTGCTTCTATCCCCGGAAAGTTCGAAAGGTGGAGCAGCGATCGGTCGGGAACCAGcaaggatggaatggaattgaATGCCGCTAACCCGTGACACCCCCACTTATACTAAAAAGCAAAAATGCAGAATTCACTCTTCTTTGACTCGAATCACATGCTACTATTGAAGAGAAGTGATATGATTGACTACGAATCATGCCTTACTAAGATATACTCGAGATATGCCTCCTTTGGCCTTTACAGCATCCTCTGTCTCACCCTCCATCTCGGTGACCTTGGCTCCGATACTTCCGATGCAGCTTGACTCCCAGTCTGTGCTCCTCCGTTAGCTCGCTTGTAACATTCACTCAGTTGGGGCAATCCGCTCTATAGCCAATCTCAATACGTACCAGCAAACTTGCGCGCAGGGATGCGCCGCTGCCACAtatcctccaattcctccagTGAGCGTCCGGTGAGCtcgggaaggaagaagtatCCGCAAACCACCCCCACGGCTGCAAGGGAGCCATAGATAAAACCAACCTTGGACTGGAGATCAGCATACGGGGCCTTGAGTAGGTAGGGAAGAGAGTAGGAGACTGCAAAGTCGCAAACAATCCGGATAAGCCAGGCAACAACCGAGGTCTTATCGCGGAGTCGCAGATGGGGAGTTTCTGCGCCCGTAATGACAGATCTGTGTGTAAGTCAGTGGTCAGCACATCCCCTGTCAACGGTATTTGATGCTAGTCGCGGTAAGGGGGCATACATAGACCCGAAAGACATGATGTAAAACAGGCCGTACATCATGAGCACTCCACAAACTCCACGCTTTTTGCCATCGGTTATGGTGCCGGTCCCTAGCCCACCACAGATCATGAGTAGGGCAGTGGTCATGGTACCGCCAATCAGGTAAATGGGCCGTCTTCCAGTTGTGTCAACTAGGGAGAAGGTAACCAAAGGGCCCATGGTCGAGATGCCTCGGGATCCTAGCGTGAAGGCGAACGGGTTCATGACTTTCAGAGATTTGACGAACAGACTGCCATACTGGCTGACGAAGGATTGTCCAGTCAATTGATTGAAAGCCGCGGTCATCATTGCAATCATTGTCCTTCTCTTAGAGATGTCAGTACCACTCACACGTAAGTCAGGGCTTGAACGGGAAGGAGACTTACCCGGTTGGTTCCCTGGAGAAGTTCAGCCCAGGAGCCTTTTGTTTGCGCGTTTGCCTCGACAGCTGCTTGCAAAAACGCCACTTCACCAGCAACATCTACATCCTTCCCCTTGTTAAGGTACTCGAGCTGTTTTGTCGCCGCCTGGATCTTGTTCTTCCGGACAAGCCACCGAGGGCTCTCTGGGACAAGCCAACTGCAAAGCAAGATGAAGCAGGGGAACGTCCACATCACACCGATCGGGATTTTCCAAGCAGCGTTTCCCTCCAATTTGGCTGTTTCGTACGTGATGATAGCACATATAAACGAGCCAAAAATGTGGGCAAAGACGTATACCACCACTGTCGCCCCGCGAACCACAGTAGGACAGATCTCACCGAGAAACATGGGCACAAGCCAGTCCTCCCAGCCAATGAAACATTGTACTATCATCCGTCCGGCCAGGATCTGACCGAAAGTCGTCGCGCTGTAACTGACGGAGATACCGATGATGCACATCAGCTGCATGCCTATAAAGC harbors:
- a CDS encoding aldehyde dehydrogenase family protein (COG:C;~EggNog:ENOG410PMIJ;~InterPro:IPR015590,IPR012394,IPR016160,IPR016161, IPR016162,IPR016163;~PFAM:PF00171;~TransMembrane:1 (o483-501i);~go_function: GO:0016491 - oxidoreductase activity [Evidence IEA];~go_function: GO:0016620 - oxidoreductase activity, acting on the aldehyde or oxo group of donors, NAD or NADP as acceptor [Evidence IEA];~go_process: GO:0006081 - cellular aldehyde metabolic process [Evidence IEA];~go_process: GO:0055114 - oxidation-reduction process [Evidence IEA]), producing MAFTTEVEFDQAYASVRAAFASGRTKSKDWRRHQLKRAWWMVEDNKNRILDALRADLNKHPLEALLGEITGLQNDILRTLEKLDEWTKDEKPTRWDPINFLGGTVVRQEPLGVSLIIGAWNFPFMLTLQPLIAAIAAGCAVVLKPSDVAQASQNLLMEIIPMYMDRDAITCVSAGPSEMKHILESRFDHIFYTGSANVAKIIYAAAAKHLTPVTLELGGQGPAIVAPSANIDLAAKHIAWAKFSNAGQICINVNHVLIDPSIREAFVTKLIHYFDEFTGGPDNKPDYYSRIVNERNFDRLESLLDRTTGKVIHGGIRDRQNRYFGPTIVVDVSPEDSLLSEELFGPILPIIDADLDTAISFTRSIEHPLALYAFTTVESEKKRIQDETASGGVTFNDCFLHAAALDAPFGGVGNSGAGCYHGKYGILAFSHLRTYTNAIPTWLEGVMGARYPPYSETNMRKLSPPVKPPFDREGNDTTSRSKILSAAATLAVLGISVWMFGAREKLPPYGRNWLRK
- a CDS encoding uncharacterized protein (COG:G;~EggNog:ENOG410PMAK;~InterPro:IPR020846,IPR005828,IPR036259;~PFAM:PF00083;~TransMembrane:10 (i12-34o70-91i98-117o123-146i158-177o189-209i337-360o372-393i405-426o438-456i);~go_component: GO:0016021 - integral component of membrane [Evidence IEA];~go_function: GO:0022857 - transmembrane transporter activity [Evidence IEA];~go_process: GO:0055085 - transmembrane transport [Evidence IEA]); its protein translation is MASLRNLQSMRHAFTWNMLIAYAIIATSVFSYGFDDAVYSTIQTMDSFEKQFGTYDSSTGEYGFSTQHLAFLNSLGLPAKAAGTFIGWAIGEYYGRRTCFIGMQLMCIIGISVSYSATTFGQILAGRMIVQCFIGWEDWLVPMFLGEICPTVVRGATVVVYVFAHIFGSFICAIITYETAKLEGNAAWKIPIGVMWTFPCFILLCSWLVPESPRWLVRKNKIQAATKQLEYLNKGKDVDVAGEVAFLQAAVEANAQTKGSWAELLQGTNRRRTMIAMMTAAFNQLTGQSFVSQYGSLFVKSLKVMNPFAFTLGSRGISTMGPLVTFSLVDTTGRRPIYLIGGTMTTALLMICGGLGTGTITDGKKRGVCGVLMMYGLFYIMSFGSISVITGAETPHLRLRDKTSVVAWLIRIVCDFAVSYSLPYLLKAPYADLQSKVGFIYGSLAAVGVVCGYFFLPELTGRSLEELEDMWQRRIPARKFADWESSCIGSIGAKVTEMEGETEDAVKAKGGISRVYLSKA